In Marinitoga hydrogenitolerans DSM 16785, the DNA window TTATTGTCACTAATCAAGTTTTCTTTTTCGAAATCTATGAGTTTGTTAAAAAAATATTTCGATTTATTTTCAGACTCCAACAATAAATCTTCTATATTTTTTAATATAACTTGCATTCTTTCATAATATTGCTTTTCAGAATAATTATAATAACTTTCATATAAATTTGAAATAAGTGATGCAGCAAATGTTGGGTTTGAGCCTAAAAAAGATACTTTTATTAAATTTGATGTTTTATCTTCACCAGCACTGCCATAATTTTCTATATTAATCTTTTTTTGTAATGATCGCATCATATCAATATCAGTAATTGTAATATTTCTAAGCTTTTGATATAGTGTTTTATTTTGATTGGCCAAATTTGTAAGATCCATTTTTTTTATAACTTTAAAAATAACAGAATCTAATTTTAATTTCCCTAATTCTGTTTCAAGATTGGAGGTGTTATCACTCAAATTAAGCAAATTAGAAAAACCTATATTTTCAAGAATACTTTGCTGAGAACTTACTTTGCCATTATATTCTAAAATTGCGTATGTTTCATATTTTTCTGGTAAAAAATATATAACAATAATAGTCAAGAACAAAATTACGAGAAAAAACATAATAAAAATAGTTTTTTTCCTTTTTATTGCTCTAAAAATATCAAAAATAGTAATTTCTACATATTTTTCGTTCACTTATTTCCCTCCTATATCCCTTTTTTCCAGAAAATTGCTTCAATTGTTTGCATTATTATTTTTAAATCCAAGAGCGTTGTTCTATTTTTTACATAATATAAATCATAACTCGTTTTTATCTTTGTTTCCTCTAAATCTGTCGGATATTTATAATTAATTTGAGCCCATCCTGTTAATCCGGGTTTTACCTTATGTCTAAATTCATAGAAAGGAATTAATTCATTGAATTCTTTTACAAAACCTGGTTGTTCTGGTCTTGGACCAACAAATGACATTTCACCTTTCAAAATGTTGACAAATTGAGGTATTTCATCAAGCCTTATAGGTCTAATTAATTTACCAGATTTCATTATTCTATCTTTTTCTTCAACAGCAAATTTCTCTGTTTTATTTTTATTATTATACATACTTCTAAATTTTATCAACACAAACTCTTTTTCATCTTTACCTATTCTTTTTTGCCTAAATATAATAGGCATACCATTTTCAATAAAAATAGCCATACTTACTATAGCAAAAACAGGAGATAATATAGCTAACGATAAAACAGAAATAAATATATCCACAATTCTCTTAGCAGGAGATTCTTTAACCTCACTAAAAGCCACTTCATAATGCGCTTTAAACTTTTCTGCAACATGTATAGGTATTCTTTTTAAAAACCTTTCTACAATAACAGGCAAATATTCTACCTTAATACCACTTTCTTTAAATTCATTTATTTCATCAATTACTAATTTTTCTAATTCGGGATCAGCAACTAACACACCATCATACTCTATTATTATCTTCTTTAATCTAACCGGAGATGGATTTATATATTCTGCAAACCTTAATTTACCTAAACTCTTCTTTTCAATTTCATTCATCAACTCTTCCCATTCTTCTTTTTTGCCTATTACTATATATTTCTTTGGTTCAATATTTCTTATTAACATATAATAACTAATTTTATGTACCAAAGGAAGCACAATTATATTAAACAAAAAATTATCAAGAAAATATTCCTTTAAAATATACCCATCAAAAATTACATAAAAAGACAATATCACAAGAAATCCCAACATCATACCTGCAAAAACCCTTATAATCGTATCATTCCAGCTCTCTATATTCTCAAAATCATATGTCCTAAAAGCATATATACCAAGATATATGAATAAACCAAATATCAATGATATATATATATTTTGCGTAATATATAGATTAAAACTTATTAATATAACAAAATCTATTAATTTTAAAAAATTTGAATTTATTTTCATTTCATGCCTCCAACACTATTTTCTTCTAA includes these proteins:
- a CDS encoding exopolysaccharide biosynthesis polyprenyl glycosylphosphotransferase — protein: MKINSNFLKLIDFVILISFNLYITQNIYISLIFGLFIYLGIYAFRTYDFENIESWNDTIIRVFAGMMLGFLVILSFYVIFDGYILKEYFLDNFLFNIIVLPLVHKISYYMLIRNIEPKKYIVIGKKEEWEELMNEIEKKSLGKLRFAEYINPSPVRLKKIIIEYDGVLVADPELEKLVIDEINEFKESGIKVEYLPVIVERFLKRIPIHVAEKFKAHYEVAFSEVKESPAKRIVDIFISVLSLAILSPVFAIVSMAIFIENGMPIIFRQKRIGKDEKEFVLIKFRSMYNNKNKTEKFAVEEKDRIMKSGKLIRPIRLDEIPQFVNILKGEMSFVGPRPEQPGFVKEFNELIPFYEFRHKVKPGLTGWAQINYKYPTDLEETKIKTSYDLYYVKNRTTLLDLKIIMQTIEAIFWKKGI